TAGCTCTTGACCATAGGCACCGATGTTCTGAACCGGAGCCGCGCCAACGGTCCCCGGAATACCACTCATCGCCTCAACGCCAGCCAGTCCCTGGGCAATAGTGTGAGCCACAAAGGCATCCCAGTTTTCACCGGCTTGAACCCGGATAACGACTCGGCCATCTTCGCGAGAGCGAACCGGCTCAATACCGAGATTGGCAACTTTGATAACCCGAAGCTCTGAGACGTCGTCGGCAACGACCATGTTTGAGCCGCCGCCAAGGATCAACCAGTCATCACCCGAACGCCAAACACCGAGGGTGTGCTCAATTAGGTCATCGCGGGTTTTTGCCTCGTAAATTTCAGCTGGAACCCCTCCGACTCGAATGGTGGTTAGCTCGCTAAGCGGCTGAGGTGCCATTAAATGCGCACCTGTGCCTGTGCTTTACCCAAAACCGTGGTCTCGTTGAAAACCGCGGTTAGGTCGATGCGCACCAAACGATTCTCTTCATCGATGGCGCCAATCTTGCCGGTAACAACCAGCACAGCACCGTCAACCGGGTCAACTACAACCGGCTTGGTGAAGCGCACCTGGTAGTCGGCAATACGGCCGGCATCGCCAACCCAATCAACCGCAACCTGAACGGCTGCACCCATGGTCAACATGCCGTGAGCCAGCACGCCAGGTAGGCCAACTGAAGCCGCAACGTCATCGCGGTAATGAATTGAGTTGAAGTCACCTGAGGCACCGGCGTAGCGGACCAAAGAATCACGGGTGAGCAAAAATTCGGTGGTGCCAATAACCTGGCCAACCTCTAGCGAGGCAATGTTTATGTGAGTCATTTACTCGTCTCCTCTAACCACAAGGGTCGAGATTGCGGTGCAAACCAACTCTTTATCTACGTCATAAATTTTGGTTTCAAAAGTCACCATTGAGTGCGCGCCGAGTGACTTTACGCTGGCTACCTCAAGCTGACTCACCAGCTCATCTCCGGCAACAATAGGCCGAGCGTGAATAAAGCGCTGGTCACCGTGAACCACACGACTGAAATCGATGTCAGCCTCAGGATCGGCAAGAACTGTTGCCAATGAGCGCTCTTGGATTACAACCGCGAAGGTTGGCGGAGCAATCACGTCGTTGTATCCGGCAGCTTGCGCAGCAAATACATCGAGGTTCATTGGGTTAGTTGACTTGACCGCGTGGGCGAATTCGCGGATTTTCTCGCGGCCAACCAAGTATGGATTGGTTGCCGGATACTTCTTGCCCTGCACATTTGGATTTACCACGGGTTAAGCGTATCTAGCGTTTGCCAAATTTGCTGGCGGCCAGAAGCGAGGGAAGACATAAAAAATCCTCCTGGGACTTTGAGTCTAGGAGGTGTAAAACTTTTGGTAGCTAGGGCGGGACTCGAACCCGCGACCCCACGATTATGAGTCGTGTGCTCTAACCACCTGAGCTACCCAGCCGGGTATTACCTTGCGGTAACTGGTTATTTTTTGTTTCGAGCCCCGAGCCAGGATTGAACTGGCGACCCCTTCCTTACCATGGAAGTGCTCTACCACTGAGCTATCGGGGCGCTGCACCATAGGCTTGCGCCAGGCACCAGAAGACTTTAGCACTAAATCGCGCTTGGAGGCAAACCAAACTTAATGCATCACTAAAGTTATTTTCATGACTAACGCGACCTTTCTAACCCAGAACAACGAGCAAGCCGAATGGTGGCGCTCAGCAGTGATTTACCAGATTTACCCACGCAGTTTTGCTGACGGAAACGGTGATGGCATTGGTGACCTTCCGGGCATCACCGAGAAGCTGGATTCACTGGCAACTTTGGGAATCGACGCAATCTGGTTTAGCCCGTTCTTCAAGAGCCCTCAAAAAGATGCCGGTTACGACATCAGTGACTACCGCCAGATTGACCCAATCTTCGGCACCAACGAGGATTTTGACGTTCTGTTGGCCAAGGCAAAATCTCTTGGCATTCGCATCATCGTTGACATCGTGCCAAACCACACCAGTGATCAGCACGCATGGTTTCAGGCAGCACTAGCCGCCGCCCCGGGTTCAGTCGAGCGCGGTTACTACCACTTCAAAGACGGCAAGGGCGCTAACGGCGAACTGCCTCCAAACAACTGGCAGTCAATCTTCGGCGGACCAGCATGGTCTCGAATCACTGAGGCAGATGGTTCTCTGGGCCAGTGGTACCTTCACCTATTCGATTCATCACAGCCAGATTTGAACTGGGAGAACCCAGCGATTGCCGATGAGTTTGACGAGATTTTGCGCTTCTGGCTCAAGAAGGGCGTAGACGGTTTCCGCGTTGACGTTGCTCACGGCATGGTCAAGCGTGCCGGTTTGCCAGACGCAACCATCTATGACGAAAACCTTCGTGAGCGCTCAATTTCTAACCTCACCATGGATGAAGCCGAGCTTGCTGTTCCGTATTGGGGCCAGCCGGGAGTTCACGATGCCATTCGTCGATTCCGTCGTGTAATCGATGAGTTTGACGACCGCGCGATGTGCGCCGAAGCATCAATGAGCCCACTACCGCGACTGGCCATGTGGGTCCGACCAGATGAGTACCACCAGTCATTCAACTTTGACTACATGCACAGCGCATACGAGCCAGAAGCAATCAAGAAGATTGTCACCGACTCAATCGTTGAGTACGGCAAGGTAGGCGCGTCAAGCACCTGGGTGCTTTCAAACCACGATGGCATCCGCCACGCAACCCGACTTGGTATTGCACCTGAAAACACCCCGCGCCCTGGTGACGGTATTCACCCAACTGACCCAATGCCAGATGAAGCCCTGGGTCTGCGTCGTGCACGTGCAGCAACCTCTTTCATGCTGGGTCTACCTGGTTCTTCATACCTTTACCAAGGAGAAGAACTTGGCCTGCCGGAAGCATGGCAACTAGAGGGTAAGTACCGCCAAGACCCTACCTATGCCCGCACCAACGGCGAGCGCATTGGCCGCGATGGCTGCCGCGTGCCGCTGCCTTGGGTTGCTGACGCCACCGCTTCAAACGGATTCAACACCACCGGAGAATCTTGGCTACCGCAGCCTGCAAACTACCGCGTGTTTGCTCGTAACCTGCAGGAGGGCGTAGCTGGATCAACGCTCGAACTTTACAAGCGCCTGCTAAAGGAACGCCGCCAGTTTGGTCTTGGCTCAGGCCAGTTCCGCTGGGCTGACGAGTATCAGGACAAAAATACCCTGGCCTACGTCAATAACGGAGTTTTGGTTGTGACCAACTTTGGCCCTGAGGCCGTTGTGGTTCCAGCCGGTGAAATTTTGGTTACCACTCAGCACGACCTCAGCATCGAGGGTGAACTTGAGCACGACCAGACCGTTTGGATCAAGCTCTAACATGACACTGGACACAACCGTAGGAGCCCGCCACCTTGCACGTTATGGGCAGGAGTGGTGGCGCTCGGCAGTGATTTATCAGGTTTACCCACGCTCTTTTGCTGATGCAAATGGTGACGGCATGGGTGATTTGCCGGGCATTACCTCTCGATTGGGGTCTTTGGCGGCACTTGGCATTGATGCTGTTTGGTTGTCTCCGTTTATGCGCTCGCCGCAAAAAGATGCGGGCTATGACGTAAGTGATTACTGCGATGTTGACCCGCTGTTCGGCACCCTGGCTGACTTTGATGACATGTTGACCCGGGCCCATGAGTTGGGTCTACGCGTTTTGGTTGATCTAGTGCCCAATCACACCAGTGACCAGCACCGATGGTTCCAGGCCGCCTTGGCTAGCGAAGAAGGGTCTCCGGAGCGCGCCTTCTACCACTTCAAAGATGGTCGTGGGGCTTCGGGAGACCTTCCGCCGAACAACTGGGTATCGATGTTCGGAGGCCCAGCTTGGACACGAACCACCAACCCGGACGGCACCCCAGGCCAGTGGTACTGCCACCTATTTGACTCATCGCAGCCAGACCTAAATTGGGAAAACCCAAAGGTAGAGGAAGCGTTCGAAGCAATTTTGCGCTTTTGGCTTGACCGCGGCGTGGACGGATTTAGAGTCGACCAACCGCACGCTATGGGCAAAGCAGAAGGATTGCCAGACCACCCCGACGTGGAGCGAGCCGGTGCCGGATTTATCGAGGGCGAAGCATCTCCGCCGATGTGGTTTCAGGACTCGGTGCACCCAATCTTTAGAAAATGGCGCAAAATTCTTGACAGCTACCCTGGCGAGCGCGCCATGTGCGGCGAGGCATACGTGTTACCGCTTTCATTTATGGCGCTGTGGGTGCGCCCAGATGAATTCCACCAGACTTTCAACTTCAGGTTTCTGGACAGCGAGTGGAAGCCAGAGATTCTTTTCAACTCGATCAATGAGTCTTTTGAGGCCTTCGATGGCGTTGGCGCCCCGAGCACCTGGGTGCTGTCAAACCACGACATCATTCGCCACGCAACCCGAATGGGTGGCGTCCAGGGCCGCCCAACCGCATCAGATGGCATCGGGCCAAACGATCCTCAGCCAGACCGCGAACTAGGCTTGCGCCGAGCCAGAGCCGCAACCCTGTTTGTACTTGGCCTACCTGGGTCGACCTACCTTTACCAAGGTGAAGAACTTGGGCTGCCGGAGCACACCACACTGGCTGACGAGTTTAGACAAGACCCAACTTTCTACCGCACCTCGGGCAAGCGAGTTGGTCGTGATGGCTGCCGAGTGCCACTCCCATGGGAGTCAGGTTTGGGTGCGGCCAATGGCTTCAACCGCACTGGCCAGGCTTGGTTGCCTCAACCAGAAATTTACGCCGAGTACGCACGCGACCGTCAGGAGGGCGTGGCTGGTTCAACTCTCGAGCTCTACAAGCACGGGTTGGCTACGCGCCGCCGACTTGGGCTTGGTGAGGGATCCTTTGATTGGGCGCCCGAGTTTGTTAGCGAGAATTCCCTCGGCTACCGCAACGGTGACATCCTGGTGGTGCACAACTTTGGCCACGAACCAATTGCCTTGCCAGCCGGAGAGATTAGCGCGTCTAGCCTGCATGGCATGACAAGCGGCCACGACCTAGTTGCCGATCAAACCGTTTGGCTGCGGATTAGCTAGCCACCGAGTTTGGTTCTTGAAACCACTGCGGCGGCGACTAATCCGAAGGCTGCCGAAATGAGCAGCGGGGTGGTGCCTAACCCATCTCCAAGGTTCCACGCCAAACCGGCCCAGATTCCGGCAACCAGCAACCCCAGGCCACTCAGACCCTGAAGCCTAGATTGCACCAGAAGCTGCTGATTATCGCGGGCGATGCGAGACACCCAAGACTTGCCGACCACATCGTTGGCGGCAGCAAAGCCACCGTAAACAATTACCAGCAGGGCTGAAAAGGTTTTGTCGCTGGTGAGCGCAAAGCCTCCGTACGCAATTGAGAAGCAAACCAGACCGAGGGCGTAAACGTGTTGTGGTTTCATGCGGTCTGCCAGTAACCCAAACGGAAAACTCATTGAGGCATAGGCAATGTTGAACAGCAGGTAAAGGCCCACGACCTCGGTGACTTCAAAACCCTCTTGGCTCAGGTGAAGCAAAATCAGGGCATCCGGAAAGTTAGCCAGTGAAAAGATTGCCAGCATCCAAATCAAGAGTTTTAGTTTGGGCGCGAGTGTCCCTTGAGCACCGGTGGAGGATTTCGAGGCAGCCGCGGGCGCAGCAATTTTGCGAGGCTTGCGCGGCCTGGGTTGGCGGCGGTTTTCAAAATCGTTGTCTTTGATGAAAAAGACAGCAGCGGTTGACAGCACAGCCGGAATAACCGCTATCCACAGAACACTTCTAAGGTCCCCATCAAACAGAGATAGCAACGCGAGGGCCAGGGCTGGGCCGATTACGGCACCTAAAGTGTCACTGGTCCGGTGAAAGCCAATCACTTTGCCGCGGTCCCGCGAATCAACTCCTTGCACCAGAATTGCATCTCGGGCAGCAGACCGCAGACCCTTGCCAAGGCGGTCAACCACACGACCAATCATGACCACGGGCCAAGCGCCAGCCAAGGCAATGATGAACTTTCCGAGCGCTGCGCCGCCATAACCAACCGCCACCATTACTTTGCGGGGCACCCAGCGGTTTATCCATGCCGAGGCCAGTTTGGTAAGTGACATAGCGCCCTCGGCAGCACCCTCAATGGCCCCGACAATTGCAGCCGGTGCACCAAGCACCGAGTTCAAAAATATCGGCATCAAGGGGTAAAGCATTTCGCTGGCAGCATCTTGCAGCAGAGACACCCACGAGATGGCAAACAGGTTGCGACTTAGCCAAGCCGGGCGGCGTGAGCCAGTCCGCGCTGCCTCACTCCCCCGCTTGGCCATTTATCGACCGCTAGTCTTGGTACTTCTTTGATGGCCAGAAGAAAGTCTTCTTGGTCATAAAAGCCAGCGCCGGCACAATTACGGTACGTACCAACAAGGTGTCCAAAAGCACACCGATGCAAACAATCACACCGATTTGAGCCAGCGCCACGAGTGGCAACACACCGAGTACGGCAAATACCGCTGCGAGCAAGATACCCGCGCTGGTGATTACCCCACCGGTTGAGCTCAGCGCCTTGATCATGCCCTGCTTGGTTCCCAAGAGTTCGGCTTCTTCTTTTGCGCGAGTTACCAAGAAGATGTTGTAGTCAACACCGAGGGCGACCAAGAACAAAAAGCTGTATAGGAATACGCTTAGGTCAAGAGCCGGGAATCCGAATACATTTACGAACAAGAACCAGCCGGCGCCCATCGATGCAAAGAAAGATGCAACGACTGTAACCAACAGCAGAACAGGTGCCACGATGGCCCGGAGCAAAAGAACTAGCACCAAGAAGACCAGCAGCAAGATCAGCGGAATCACAATTAGCTGGTCGTGAGCGTAAGCCTCTTTGACCTCAAGGGCTTGCGCATCTTGGCCACCCACGGCGGCGTCGGCACCATCAACGTTGCCCACAACTTCGCGAAGAGCAATGATTGAAGCATTTGCCTCTTCAGATTGTGCTGCTCCGTCGAGAATTACGTCAATGCGCGCAATTGAGTCGTTTGACGCCGTGACTTCTGCCGAAGCAACGCCATCAACGGTCAGTGCCGCTGCAACAACATTGTCGGCTTTGTCGAGATTACTGACCACGATGGTTGGCGAGGTTGAACCTGCCGGGAACGCCTCGGCCAAAACCTCAGAACCCACCACAGCTTCAGGGGTCTTCAAGAAGCGGTCTGAGCTAGAAAGACCAACCTGAATTCCGCCAGCGCCGGCGGCAAGTGCTCCAAGAATCAAAACACCGATTACAGAAACTGCCACCGGCTTCTTGCTAACACCGCGACCCAACTTGGCCCACAGACCTGAGTCACTCTTGTTGACGCCACCGAACTTTGGAACGAATGGCCAAAACAAACCGCGCCCAAAGACAACCAGTGCCGCTGGCAAGACAGCCAAAGCAGAAATCATGGCAATGACAACACCGGTGGCACAGACAATTCCGAGTGCGCGGTTACCGGCTAGGTCGGCAAAGCTGAGGGTAAGGAGTGCGAGGGTTACTGTTCCACCCGATGCAATGATCGCTGGGCCAGCGCCGCGCAGGGCCTTGGCCATGGCCTCGTGACGGTCTTCGATGCCGAGCAGTTCTTCTCTATAGCGAGCAATCAGTAGCAGCGCGTAGTTTGTACCCGCACCAAAAACCAGAACAGAAAGAATGCCGGTTACCGATGCATCAGGGGTAATGCCAAACAGGTTGGCAACCTGACGAGCCAACTGGCCCGCCATTCCATCAGCGGTGCCCACTACCAAAAGCGGAATCAACCAAAGCACTGGGCTGCGGTAGGTGATGAGCAGCAAGACGGCCACGACCACAACGGTTGATAGCAATAGCGTAAAGTCAGCGCCGGCAAATACTCCGGCGATGTCCGCCTGGAAACCCTCAGGCCCAGTTACATAAACATCGATTCCCGCCGGAGCACCGTCATCGGCAATCTCACGTAGTTCAGCAACTCGGTCGGTGATGACCTCAGTCTCGTCTGACTTTTCGAGCGGAACCGTGACAACAGCAACTTTGCCATCATCGGAAATCTGAGCCGGTGGCACAAATGCCGAACCGTTCAGCTCAGCGTTGGTGAACTCCAAAAACTTTTCGTTCACACCACCGGTCGGCATCCCCGCCATCGGGTCAAAAGTGCCTTGCAACCAGGTAATGGCTTCTTCTGAAAACTCTGAATCAGAGGCATAGACAATTACGGCAGCGGTTGAATCTGAACCAGGCAGTTCAGCCAGCTTTTCATCAACAATTACAGATTCTGCAGTTGCCGGCAAACCAACACCCGGGTTGGTTTCAGTGGAAGCAGCTTTGAGCGGACCAAAGGCTAGGCCAGCAAAAATAAGACCAAGCAGCAGGGTTACCCAAGCTGTTTTTCGGCCGGTGATGAAACTGATTAAACCGTTCATTGTTGGTTCCCCTTCAAGTTATTTAGTTCTGGCTGGCGCCGATTTATAGATTTATTCGGCTAATCCAAGCTGTTCTGCGAGCTCAAGAATTCGATCAATGATGTCGTCACGAATAAGCCGTGCACGCTCATCTCCCTTGATTCCCTGTTCTGCAGGCTCAACAATTGGCCAAACCTCAACATTCCCCTTCATCGTTGGGGTAGGTGCAACCTTGGCCTCGGTTCCCAGAACAATAACTCGGTCAACCGACTCAAATAGGTGAGGGTCAATAGTTTTTGGGTGCTCGTCTGCGGTAGAAATGCCGATCTCTGAGAGCATGGCAACGGCATCAGCAGCCAACTGCTCACCAGGTGCGGTGCCGGCAGAATAAACGTCAACATCATCACCACCGATGTGCCGCATTAGGGCTGCTGCGGTTTGAGACTTGCCTGCATTGTGTACGCAAACAAACATTACTGATGGTTTCAAATTTGACACTTTGTCTCTTCTCATCGGGCAGAACTTCCGGCCACGTTTTCAGACTAGTCCTTGGCTCTAAAACTGAAAAACCCACCATCGCTGGTGGGCTCTTCAAAACTACTTAGCTGACTAAAACTTCTGGTCGATCTCTGCAATTAGCTCTTCGATGTGCGCACGGATCTTGTCGCGAATCGGGCGAACCGCCTCAACTCCCTGACCCGCTGGGTCATCTAGCACCCAGTCAAGGTAGGTCTTCCCTGGGAAGAACGGGCAGGTGTCTCCACAGCCCATGGTGATTACGTAGTCCGATGCCTTGACGGCTTCGTCGCTCAAGACCTTTGGGGTGTTGGCGCTGATGTCAATGCCCTCTTCAAGCATCGCTGCAACAGCTGATGGGTTTACCTCGTTCTTTGGCGCAGTACCTGCAGAACGAACCTCGACTCGGTCACCGGCAAGTGCCTGTAGGTAACCTGCGGCCATCTGTGAACGACCTGCGTTGTGAACGCATACAAACAAGACGGATGCTTTTTTATCTGACAACTCGAACTCTTTTCTCTTTATCGCAGTTCAAGTTTTGCACCTTTAGGTCTGCGACAAGTCAATGTTTGCCAGTTGTTCACCCGGCGATTTAGTGGGTCGGAATCCGGTCGCGATCGTTGGTGACAGACGTGTGCCCATGGGGAACTGGTCGACCAAACTCATCAAGCCCAACAAAAACAATGTGATCCACCGTAAGAATGTTTTTCTGAGTGATCATGTTGCGAACCTCGGCCCGCATGGTTATTGAAGTGTTGCCAAATTTGTTGGCTACCAGACCCATTTCGATTAGGTCACCCTCGATGGCCGAGGCAACAAAATTGATCTCAGAGATGATTTTGGTAACTACTCTGCGATTACCAAGTTGCAAGATTGCGTAAATCGTGGCCTCTTCATCAATCCACTTCAGCAAACTACCGCCAAATAGGGTGCCGTTTGCATTTAGGTCTTCGGGCCTAACCCATTTGCGGGTGGTGAATTCAATCTGTGACATCTGCGCCGCTCTCTAGTCATCGTTGACTAGGTGTTTGTCTTAACAAACATTTCACCACAGATTCAAAACGAGCGCCACCGCCGCAGTCAAAACAATCACGATTGTCAGCCTTGTGCTGCTTGCCGAAACCGATTTAACTTTTTGCTCAAGTACAGGATTCCTGGTCACCAGATCACCGTTTTCAACGCGTGAAATCAGTGCGTCGAGGCGCTGTGGCAGGCTGGCTAGGGTGGTTAGCGTTGATAGCAGCTGGCGGCCGGCGGCCCCAAACGTGCGACTGGCGCCACCGTTGAGCAAAGTTCTAGCGAACGGGTCAACGGCATCCCACATGTTGAAGTCGCGGTTGAGAGCACTTGTGACGCCAGAAATCAAAGATATGCTGCGGAAAAGCAATAAAAAGTTCTCGGGCATTTGAAACGGCAATGTGCGCAGAATCTCATTGAACTTGATTGCAAAATCTCTAAGCTCACGAGGGTCGGTCTTGGTGAGGTCAGCAACTCCAAGCCCGGCGAATCGGTCGAACAGGGCTGATACAGCGCGCTCAAGTTGAACAGTGTCGGCGGTTGGCAGCAACACTCCAAGGCGCTGAATGGCCATGACGTAGCCTCGGGCATCTCTGGCAACTAGCGCAAACAGGAGCGTTTGAAGGTCCTGCTTGAGAACCTCGCTGACTTCACCCATCATTCCAAAATCGATGAAGGTTAGCGTGAAGGGAACCGATGAGCCGGACCCCTGGGGAGTCACGAAGATGTTCCCCGGGTGTGGGTCGGCATGAAAAAAGCCGGTAACGAACATCTGCTGAAACGTAACTCTCGCTAGTTCAGCAGCAACCTTATTTGAGTCAATCCCGGCGGATTCAAGGGCACTAACGTCAGAAATCTTAATTGCCGCGACATTACTCAGGGTCAGAACTTTTCGCGCCGATCGCTCCCAAATCACGGTCGGCGTTGCTACCCAAGGGTCACCGGAAAAGTCAGCCGCAAAGCGCTCAAGGTGCTGCGCTTCAACTCGATAGTCGATCTCTTGCAGGCAGGTGAAGGCAAACTCTTCAACCAGGGCTGGGGCATCGGCACGCCGATTAACCAACCGAATTCGAGATAACCACGAGCCAACTTTTCTGATGGCTTTGAGGTCCACAGCGACAACATCATCGATACCCGGTCGCAGCACCTTAACGATGACTTCGGCGAAACCAAGATCTCCGGCCAGACCTGCTGAGAGCCTGGCACGATATGCCTGACCGAGTGAGGCTGCAGCGATAGGTTCATTCGCAAATTCTTCGAACGCCACAGTTAGCGGCAGGCCAAGTTGCTCCTCAATCTGCGCGACCACCGACTCAAAAGGTTCGGGGGCAACTTCATCTTGCAAACCCTCAAGCTCGCGAGTGATTTCTACCGGTAAAACATCGATGCGCGCGGAAAGAAACTGGCCTGCCTTGATAACAAGGCCACCGAGGTCGGCAGCCAAAACCCTAAATTTGCGGGCCAGCTTCTGCAGCCTTCGAGTGCGGCTCTTAGCAACCCGCTTCTTGAGGCCAAATTTTGGCAGGACTAACTCAAACCACCAAGTTTGCGCGAGCGCAATGGCTGCGAACGTGAGAATTCTTCGGTAACGCCGTTTTAGAGAGTGTGAAGTCTGGGCGGTTACCAAAGCGGAATCAGAGGGCATCTTTTTTAGTCTTCAGCCAAAATCTTGTAGAGCTTTCGGGTTACCTCATCGATCAGCTGAGTTGCCCGCAGCTTTTGATCGCGGTCACCACTTTGAGTGATTCCCGAAACCGCGTTAGCTAACTTGGCCGAAGCTGCGAGGACGTTGCTGCTGCAGTCCGAAGCGCCTTTGCGATTTTGGTCGGCAACGGCATCTTCACCTTCGGAAGAATCAGCTGACTCTTCGAGAGTAGCTAGACGATCAGAGCCAGCTTCGGTGAGCCTGTAAATCTTGCGATCCTCAACTAGTTGCGACTCAACCAAAGAACTCTCAATTAGTGAGTCGAGCTCCAAAGAAACTGCGCCGTCTGAAGGCTTCAAAGCCATGCCACTGGCTACACCGATTGCTCGCACAATCTGGGCTAAGTTTTTGTCACCTGAGGCAAGGGCCGCAAGGATGGAGTTTTGCAGGGCCTCAGGGGCAACTTTGACGACTGTGTCTTTTGCGCCAAATCCGGTGCTGTTGTTCGAAATTAACTGCTTGACCGAATCAAAAATGTCGCGAAGTTCAGAGGGTAGCTGAGGGTTTTGCACTTTTCCGCCTATCCATCAAAAGCACGCAAATTCTTGCGCACTATCCTCAAGCAAAAGGCAGCGACAATTCATCCCAGTAATTTACTGGAAGAGTGCAAGTAACTCGGCAACGTTGGCCTTCTCATTGAGTGGGTGCCGCATAGGAATCTGGCCATTCACCAGGTAGGTGTTATTTCTACCCACCTTTTCCTTAACAACGTAGCCAGCAGCCACCAAGTCGTTCAAAATTCCAGCGGTGGCTCTCGAGGTTATACCAACCTTGGCAGCGATTTGATCAATGGTTAGGTCCGGTGTTTGCACAAGCGCCACGAGAACGTGCCCATGG
This portion of the Rhodoluna limnophila genome encodes:
- a CDS encoding MaoC family dehydratase, giving the protein MTHINIASLEVGQVIGTTEFLLTRDSLVRYAGASGDFNSIHYRDDVAASVGLPGVLAHGMLTMGAAVQVAVDWVGDAGRIADYQVRFTKPVVVDPVDGAVLVVTGKIGAIDEENRLVRIDLTAVFNETTVLGKAQAQVRI
- a CDS encoding FAS1-like dehydratase domain-containing protein, whose translation is MVNPNVQGKKYPATNPYLVGREKIREFAHAVKSTNPMNLDVFAAQAAGYNDVIAPPTFAVVIQERSLATVLADPEADIDFSRVVHGDQRFIHARPIVAGDELVSQLEVASVKSLGAHSMVTFETKIYDVDKELVCTAISTLVVRGDE
- a CDS encoding glycoside hydrolase family 13 protein; the encoded protein is MTNATFLTQNNEQAEWWRSAVIYQIYPRSFADGNGDGIGDLPGITEKLDSLATLGIDAIWFSPFFKSPQKDAGYDISDYRQIDPIFGTNEDFDVLLAKAKSLGIRIIVDIVPNHTSDQHAWFQAALAAAPGSVERGYYHFKDGKGANGELPPNNWQSIFGGPAWSRITEADGSLGQWYLHLFDSSQPDLNWENPAIADEFDEILRFWLKKGVDGFRVDVAHGMVKRAGLPDATIYDENLRERSISNLTMDEAELAVPYWGQPGVHDAIRRFRRVIDEFDDRAMCAEASMSPLPRLAMWVRPDEYHQSFNFDYMHSAYEPEAIKKIVTDSIVEYGKVGASSTWVLSNHDGIRHATRLGIAPENTPRPGDGIHPTDPMPDEALGLRRARAATSFMLGLPGSSYLYQGEELGLPEAWQLEGKYRQDPTYARTNGERIGRDGCRVPLPWVADATASNGFNTTGESWLPQPANYRVFARNLQEGVAGSTLELYKRLLKERRQFGLGSGQFRWADEYQDKNTLAYVNNGVLVVTNFGPEAVVVPAGEILVTTQHDLSIEGELEHDQTVWIKL
- a CDS encoding glycoside hydrolase family 13 protein — protein: MTLDTTVGARHLARYGQEWWRSAVIYQVYPRSFADANGDGMGDLPGITSRLGSLAALGIDAVWLSPFMRSPQKDAGYDVSDYCDVDPLFGTLADFDDMLTRAHELGLRVLVDLVPNHTSDQHRWFQAALASEEGSPERAFYHFKDGRGASGDLPPNNWVSMFGGPAWTRTTNPDGTPGQWYCHLFDSSQPDLNWENPKVEEAFEAILRFWLDRGVDGFRVDQPHAMGKAEGLPDHPDVERAGAGFIEGEASPPMWFQDSVHPIFRKWRKILDSYPGERAMCGEAYVLPLSFMALWVRPDEFHQTFNFRFLDSEWKPEILFNSINESFEAFDGVGAPSTWVLSNHDIIRHATRMGGVQGRPTASDGIGPNDPQPDRELGLRRARAATLFVLGLPGSTYLYQGEELGLPEHTTLADEFRQDPTFYRTSGKRVGRDGCRVPLPWESGLGAANGFNRTGQAWLPQPEIYAEYARDRQEGVAGSTLELYKHGLATRRRLGLGEGSFDWAPEFVSENSLGYRNGDILVVHNFGHEPIALPAGEISASSLHGMTSGHDLVADQTVWLRIS
- a CDS encoding MFS transporter, with product MAKRGSEAARTGSRRPAWLSRNLFAISWVSLLQDAASEMLYPLMPIFLNSVLGAPAAIVGAIEGAAEGAMSLTKLASAWINRWVPRKVMVAVGYGGAALGKFIIALAGAWPVVMIGRVVDRLGKGLRSAARDAILVQGVDSRDRGKVIGFHRTSDTLGAVIGPALALALLSLFDGDLRSVLWIAVIPAVLSTAAVFFIKDNDFENRRQPRPRKPRKIAAPAAASKSSTGAQGTLAPKLKLLIWMLAIFSLANFPDALILLHLSQEGFEVTEVVGLYLLFNIAYASMSFPFGLLADRMKPQHVYALGLVCFSIAYGGFALTSDKTFSALLVIVYGGFAAANDVVGKSWVSRIARDNQQLLVQSRLQGLSGLGLLVAGIWAGLAWNLGDGLGTTPLLISAAFGLVAAAVVSRTKLGG
- a CDS encoding MMPL family transporter; its protein translation is MNGLISFITGRKTAWVTLLLGLIFAGLAFGPLKAASTETNPGVGLPATAESVIVDEKLAELPGSDSTAAVIVYASDSEFSEEAITWLQGTFDPMAGMPTGGVNEKFLEFTNAELNGSAFVPPAQISDDGKVAVVTVPLEKSDETEVITDRVAELREIADDGAPAGIDVYVTGPEGFQADIAGVFAGADFTLLLSTVVVVAVLLLITYRSPVLWLIPLLVVGTADGMAGQLARQVANLFGITPDASVTGILSVLVFGAGTNYALLLIARYREELLGIEDRHEAMAKALRGAGPAIIASGGTVTLALLTLSFADLAGNRALGIVCATGVVIAMISALAVLPAALVVFGRGLFWPFVPKFGGVNKSDSGLWAKLGRGVSKKPVAVSVIGVLILGALAAGAGGIQVGLSSSDRFLKTPEAVVGSEVLAEAFPAGSTSPTIVVSNLDKADNVVAAALTVDGVASAEVTASNDSIARIDVILDGAAQSEEANASIIALREVVGNVDGADAAVGGQDAQALEVKEAYAHDQLIVIPLILLLVFLVLVLLLRAIVAPVLLLVTVVASFFASMGAGWFLFVNVFGFPALDLSVFLYSFLFLVALGVDYNIFLVTRAKEEAELLGTKQGMIKALSSTGGVITSAGILLAAVFAVLGVLPLVALAQIGVIVCIGVLLDTLLVRTVIVPALAFMTKKTFFWPSKKYQD
- a CDS encoding low molecular weight phosphatase family protein, translated to MSNLKPSVMFVCVHNAGKSQTAAALMRHIGGDDVDVYSAGTAPGEQLAADAVAMLSEIGISTADEHPKTIDPHLFESVDRVIVLGTEAKVAPTPTMKGNVEVWPIVEPAEQGIKGDERARLIRDDIIDRILELAEQLGLAE
- a CDS encoding arsenate reductase ArsC encodes the protein MSDKKASVLFVCVHNAGRSQMAAGYLQALAGDRVEVRSAGTAPKNEVNPSAVAAMLEEGIDISANTPKVLSDEAVKASDYVITMGCGDTCPFFPGKTYLDWVLDDPAGQGVEAVRPIRDKIRAHIEELIAEIDQKF
- a CDS encoding acyl-CoA thioesterase, encoding MSQIEFTTRKWVRPEDLNANGTLFGGSLLKWIDEEATIYAILQLGNRRVVTKIISEINFVASAIEGDLIEMGLVANKFGNTSITMRAEVRNMITQKNILTVDHIVFVGLDEFGRPVPHGHTSVTNDRDRIPTH